GAACAGAGCTGGTCGACCTGTTCGATGCGGGAGGCAAGGATACTTCGGGACCGTCTATCATGTTTACCCGGAGAGACGAAACCTTTAGTGATTCTGCCCTGAGTTATCAGACTGACGCACAGCCGACTGTCAAATTACGCGACGGACAAGGCAAGACGTCCATAAGCTATCGAGCTACTACCGAAACAGGTCTCACGATCACCAAGACCTACACGTTCGATTCCGACACCTATGAAGTTGGTTTTTCCGTACTTCTGGCAAATGGTTCCAATGAAGATCGTAACTATCTCATTACCTTTCCGCTGCAAAAATACTATCCTCCTGAGGAAAATGAGAGATTCGCATGGAACAGTGCCGAAATTCTTATCAACGGATCGTTAAAGGATTATTATTTTAAGGACATCAAAGGTGATGAGGAACTTTCGGGCCAGGTCGAATGGTCAGGATTGGGAGACGCATATTTCTTCAAGTCTCTGGTATTCAAGAATAAACCCGCCAATAAAGTAACCCTGTTCAAGCCGGTGGATTCGGTGGCAGAGATTTGGGCTCGATTTGGCGCGGTGGATATTCCTGCGGGTCAATCTGTCAACACTGCACTGGCATTATACTTGGGACCGAAGCAACAGCAAGCTTTGACTGCAGCAGGCGACAACCTGTCGAAGGCTCTTTTCTATAGTAATTACAAAATACTGGACATTATGGCCGAGTACCTCATCGCGTTCTTGAGGCTCAGTCATTCGGGCTTTACGATTGCCGGCATCCGAATACCCGGCACCGGAAACTACGGCATTGATATCATCATCTTGACCATAATCATAAAGATCCTGTTTATACCTCTCACCCATAAGAGCATGAAATCTATGAAGAGGATGCAGGATATTCAGCCCCAGATTCAAAAGCTTAGAGATAAATACAAAGATGACAAGGCGGCAATAAACAAAGCCACCATGGAACTGTTCCGCGAGCAGAAGGTCAATCCGCTCGGTGGATGTTGGCCCATGTTTCTGCAACTGCCCGTTTTTATAGCACTGTACCAGGCCTTATCATACGCCATCGAACTTCGGCATGCCCATTTTACGTGCATCCCGTCTATTTACTTATGCATAAACGATCTGTCTGCGCCCGATCCTTACTATGTGACACCGATACTCATGGGCGGAACCATGGTGCTTCAGCAGTGGATGACTCCTTCAGGCGGAGATCCAACGCAAAAGAAGATGATGCTGCTCATGCCCGTGGTCTTCACCTATTTGTTTCTCAGTTTTCCTTCGGGCCTGGTCCTCTACTGGTTGGTAAGCAATGTGCTTTCGATTGCTCAGCAGATTATTACCAATAAAATGGCCGATTGAGGGGGGAAATCTGATGTCCGATTATTACGAGTTCACTGGAAAGACTGTCAAAGAAGCTATAGCCCGGGCTTGTGAAGAATTGAAAATTGAAGAGGCCCTTCTCGATATCGAAGTACTTGAAGAAAGCACAAGGGGCTTCCTTGGACTGGTTGGACAACGGGATGCCAAGATACGAGTCCGCAGGCGTGACATACTGAAAGAAGTGCTGGATGCCGTTCCTCAACCCGCTCCGGAACCTGAAGAACCCGCGGAACCTGGAGAAGAGGTGTTCGAAGAGGCCGGCGAGCCTGAAAGCGAATTCCTGGAACCTGAAACCGAAACCGAAGCTGTAATTACTGAGGCGGATTCGGCTGCACTCGAAGAAGCTCGGACCATTCTTGAGGAAATACTGAAAAGGATCCCCGTTGAAACGGAGATAGACGCATCCATCGTAAACGGAGCCGTGTACCTGGACATCAAGGGAGATGGTTCGGGACTTCTCATCGGCAAGAAAGGCCAGACTCTGGATGCCTTACAATTTCTGGTCAACAAGATCATTAATAAGAACAGCCCAGCCGGTGAGAAGATCGAGGTTGTAGTCGATACCGAGAATTATCGGATGCGGAAAACCGAAAATCTCAGGGAAATGGCTATCAAGATGAGTCAAAAAGCCAAGAAGACCCTGAAACCGGTTTCCTTCAACCCCATGCCTCCCCACGAACGGCGCATCATTCATCTTATTCTCGCTGAAGACAAAGAAGTCTATACCAAGAGTTATGGAGAAGGTGCTCTTCGAAGAATTATTGTCTATCCCAGAAGAGGCATGTCCAGCAAACGGAGAAGACGCTAACCATCGGTTTTCCCTGGACCCTGGACACTTGATAGTACGAACGCGTTTGTCTCCATGCGTTCTCACTGAGCGCGTCCGGAGCGATAAGATTTGGGGAATTTTTCTTGTAAGAAGTGTCTCCCGGTTTGCCCATATGGACCAGCTTTGTCGTATCTTCGTCCCTACGGGACGAAAGGAAATAGCCCGGTAATTTATTGCCGGGATTCCTGTGGATCAGCCGTCCCTCTGGGACTCAAAATCCCTGTAATTGCTCAAGCAACCGGCGATGAATCGCCGGCCTATTATCAGTTGTTCCTCTGGAACAAATGACCAAGAGACTCTGGGTTAGCGCATATGCCGAGTTTGCCTTCTTGATTCTGAATCGGTTCAATACCTATTCGCTTTTATGAACCCAATTTTGGCCGGCACGGAGGCACGGCCACTACCGGCTGGTTGGTAGGGGTGCCGGCGTCTATGCGGACCTCTAGGATTTATTGAATTTATTGGCGAAAGGGTTTAATACAATTTAGCATTCACAAGAGTAATACTGGGGGATCCTGTTTGTGAAAATATCCTCCAACTCCTATATTTGATTGAGAAATCCTATAAGAGACCTCTCCTGTACATGACCATGCCAACACCAGACACCATTGTTGCCATTTCCACACCCCGGGGATACTCGGGAATCGGCGTGGTACGTATGAGCGGTCCCGACTCTCTTCCTATTCTGACACAGATTTTCATGCCGACCGCAGCCGACGGGTTCAATGACCGAACAGCCGTCCACGGGAAGCTTGTCGACAGAGACGGCCGGATACTCGATGACGGGATTGCCGTCTTTATGAGAGGTCCTGGCTCGTACACGGGGGAAGACGTGGTGGAGATCAGTCTTCATGGCAGTCCCGTGATATTGGATGCTGCAGTCGGGCTGATCCTCGCTTCCGGCGCTCGTATGGCGCAAAGAGGTGAATTCACGCGCCGGGCTTTTCTCAATGGCAAATTGGATTTGCTGCAAGCTGAAGCGGTGGTGGATCTCATAGAATCCAAGACCGAAGGCGCAGCACGAGAGGCCCGATTGCGCCTGGACAAAGGCATGTCGTCGCGCATCGCAAACATTGCTTCCACTCTGAAGGATATCCTGGCAGAGCTTGAAGCTCACATGGATTTTGACGAAGATGACGAAAATCCTGCTCCGGATCCTGAGTCGCGACTTGCCGCTTTAATATCGGAGTTCACCGCTCTGCAGCGTTCCGTGGATTCCAGCC
The sequence above is a segment of the Desulfomonile tiedjei DSM 6799 genome. Coding sequences within it:
- the yidC gene encoding membrane protein insertase YidC, whose protein sequence is MDRNFLLAIVLSIVIIVAFQFYHQSVAPPPPKKPPVTTEAEKEPLPVPQALKAPEKAPEAVMEPKKTQPQAEIKVPEVPETRTRIETPNFEALLTSKGGKIVSFKLKNYTVSVQGTELVDLFDAGGKDTSGPSIMFTRRDETFSDSALSYQTDAQPTVKLRDGQGKTSISYRATTETGLTITKTYTFDSDTYEVGFSVLLANGSNEDRNYLITFPLQKYYPPEENERFAWNSAEILINGSLKDYYFKDIKGDEELSGQVEWSGLGDAYFFKSLVFKNKPANKVTLFKPVDSVAEIWARFGAVDIPAGQSVNTALALYLGPKQQQALTAAGDNLSKALFYSNYKILDIMAEYLIAFLRLSHSGFTIAGIRIPGTGNYGIDIIILTIIIKILFIPLTHKSMKSMKRMQDIQPQIQKLRDKYKDDKAAINKATMELFREQKVNPLGGCWPMFLQLPVFIALYQALSYAIELRHAHFTCIPSIYLCINDLSAPDPYYVTPILMGGTMVLQQWMTPSGGDPTQKKMMLLMPVVFTYLFLSFPSGLVLYWLVSNVLSIAQQIITNKMAD
- the jag gene encoding RNA-binding cell elongation regulator Jag/EloR, encoding MSDYYEFTGKTVKEAIARACEELKIEEALLDIEVLEESTRGFLGLVGQRDAKIRVRRRDILKEVLDAVPQPAPEPEEPAEPGEEVFEEAGEPESEFLEPETETEAVITEADSAALEEARTILEEILKRIPVETEIDASIVNGAVYLDIKGDGSGLLIGKKGQTLDALQFLVNKIINKNSPAGEKIEVVVDTENYRMRKTENLREMAIKMSQKAKKTLKPVSFNPMPPHERRIIHLILAEDKEVYTKSYGEGALRRIIVYPRRGMSSKRRRR